From one Lycium ferocissimum isolate CSIRO_LF1 chromosome 5, AGI_CSIRO_Lferr_CH_V1, whole genome shotgun sequence genomic stretch:
- the LOC132057987 gene encoding uncharacterized protein LOC132057987 — MVQVDPKNVGRELEENQEHDISSEGDESSKIVSDGDKASKTVSDGDESSETSSNGDESAEENDILLIPERETSVDLSQYSLRKELEDEDHFDGLVSILSRWDVVKIIQYYLEKEKVYNQFMNSCFGCLLKVNLENWNKNFCGQIVHYLLQRRVVSLKKKEVWFIIDGKPIRFGMKEFAMITGLNCGKIPTGRVLYDEGIF; from the exons ATGGTGCAAGTCGATCCTAAAAATGTTGGCCGCGAGCTAGAGGAGAATCAG GAACATGATATATCTAGCGAGGGGGATGAGTCTTCTAAAATCGTTAGTGATGGGGATAAGGCTTCTAAAACAGTTAGTGATGGGGATGAGTCTTCTGAGACATCTAGTAATGGGGATGAATCTGCTGAGGAGAATGATATATTATTGATACCAGAACGTGAAACCTCAGTAGACCTCTCCCAATATAGTTTGCGTAAGGAATTGGAGGACGAGGATCACTTTGATGGACTTGTGAGCATTTTATCAAGGTGGGATGTTGTtaaaattatacaatattacTTGGAGAAGGAAAAAGTGTATAACCAATTTATGAATAGTTGTTTTGGCTGCTTATTAAAAGTGAACCTAGAGAATTGGAACAAAAATTTTTGTGGCCAAATCGTACACTATCTTCTACAACGACGTGTTGTAAGCTTAAAGAAAAAGGAGGTTTGGTTCATAATTGATGGTAAGCCAATTCGATTTGGTATGAAGGAGTTTGCTATGATTACCGGACTGAATTGTGGAAAAATTCCCACTGGTAGggttttatatgatgaagggatTTTTTAG